The following are encoded in a window of Acropora muricata isolate sample 2 chromosome 6, ASM3666990v1, whole genome shotgun sequence genomic DNA:
- the LOC136920907 gene encoding neuronal acetylcholine receptor subunit alpha-2-like, with protein sequence MKSFSWRRIVVFVVLFEFQVFSAKPVSPEERLISDLLQNYTKEARPVRDPNNPIVVVFGFELVQLVNVNDRNQMITTNVWVRQIWTNELLTWDPKNYDNITAVRLDASRIWIPDIVLYNSADNEFSGGTDKYKTPVILTNTGKCSWFCPASFTSTCPIDVQYFPFDQQKCILKFGSWTYEVVDLDMREENGSSKSQYVESAEWKLQDVKKQRNAKLYSCCKNKLTDISITIVMDRKPLFYLFNLVIPCFIILSMILLGFFLPPESGERITLSITVLLAMAVFLQLVGESLPRNSETVPLLGKFYITIMAEISISLMLTCWVLNIHYHGSGSSAKEVPLWARVVVLQWLGYLLCVGKPDGSAPDVPNPDLRYHQNERRRGAPFNFDWETTFSPAANCRCARCAHARGAHYNAGERSPDESRLLEVRYTTDTPIDLPELRIKERPKEKLSEEISVLANSILEREKVEKNQEDWKYFAMVMDRFFFWFYSMTICISTLTIFLSRQEEVES encoded by the exons ATGAAGTCATTTTCATGGAGGAGAATAGTTGTCTTTGTCGTTCTCTTCGAGTTTCAAG ttttttcAGCAAAACCTGTTTCACCTGAGGAGCGACTCATTTCAGACCTACTTCAAAATTACACAAAAGAAGCCAGACCAGTCAGGGATCCCAACAACCCAATTGTTGTTGTATTCGGATTTGAGCTTGTTCAATTAGTAAACGTG AATGATCGAAATCAAATGATCACCACAAACGTCTGGGTGCGACAG ATCTGGACTAATGAGCTGTTAACGTGGGATCCAAAAAATTATGACAACATAACAGCTGTCAGACTTGACGCGTCACGCATTTGGATCCCGGATATTGTGTTATATAACAG TGCTGACAACGAATTTAGTGGAGGCACGGATAAATACAAGACGCCTGTGATTTTAACGAACACCGGCAAATGCAGTTGGTTTTGTCCGGCATCTTTCACCAGTACTTGCCCGATAGATGTGCAGTATTTTCCGTTTGACCAGCAGAAGTGTATTCTGAAGTTTGGCTCTTGGACGTATGAG GTGGTCGATCTCGACATGAGAGAAGAAAATGGCTCGTCCAAATCTCAGTACGTTGAAAGCGCAGAATGGAAACTCCAGGAtgtcaagaaacaaagaaatgcgAAGCTCTACTCGTGCTGCAAGAACAAACTCACTGACATCAGCATCACGATTGTGATGGACCGAAAACCTCTTTTCTATCTCTTCAATCTGGTCATACCATGTTTCATCATCCTATCGATGATATTGCTAGGATTTTTCCTGCCTCCAGAGTCCGGTGAACGAATCACGCTCAGCATCACTGTGCTATTAGCCATGGCTGTGTTTCTACAGCTCGTTGGAGAGAGCCTTCCCCGTAACTCGGAGACCGTACCACTCTTGGGCAAGTTCTACATCACCATCATGGCGGAGATCTCCATCTCACTCATGCTGACATGTTGGGTATTGAACATCCATTATCACGGTTCTGGAAGTTCTGCCAAAGAGGTACCCCTGTGGGCTCGGGTTGTCGTCTTGCAGTGGCTGGGATACCTGTTGTGTGTTGGTAAACCGGATGGCAGCGCCCCAGACGTACCCAACCCCGACCTCCGATATCACCAAAACGAGCGACGAAGAGGCGCGCCGTTCAACTTCGACTGGGAAACAACGTTTTCACCCGCAGCCAACTGCCGATGTGCTCGGTGTGCGCATGCGCGAGGGGCTCACTACAACGCAGGGGAAAGGAGCCCAGACGAATCCCGCCTTCTTGAAGTTAGATACACCACAGACACGCCCATTGATTTGCCAGAGCTTCGCATCAAAGAACGACCCAAAGAGAAATTATCAGAAGAAATAAGCGTTCTGGCAAACAGCATTCTGGAACGAGAAAAGGTCGAGAAGAATCAGGAAGATTGGAAATATTTTGCAATGGTTATGGACAGATTTTTCTTCTGGTTTTATTCTATGACCATTTGCATTTCCACTTTGACCATCTTCTTAAGTCGCCAGGAAGAAGTGGAGTCTTGA
- the LOC136920904 gene encoding neuronal acetylcholine receptor subunit beta-3-like yields MRVLLLGVLVVWIANRTRGSQKSLEQQLINDLLRGYNKDAHPIPEQNKSSYAVTFGLELVQLVNVDDKNQIITTNVWIRQKWTNLLLTWEPKHYGGIKRVRIDPKLLWIPDVVLYNSADSEFSGGLEKYKTRVIIDSNGTSSWYSPASFRSTCPIDVTHFPFDEQTCTMKFGSWTFEVVDLDIHADNSPLHSTQYVKSAEWDLMAASKQRNVQSYACCDYPFSDVTIELVFKRKPLFYIFNLIIPCMIIMSMVLLGFFLPPESGERITLSITVLLAMAVFLQLAAENLPRNSENVPVMGIFYITVMFEVALSLVATCYILHIHHRNSGTAVIPVPRWVSKCILNKLGKLLGVKKPVTEDNYHLSAEKDFKRLSLMKKDFESRLCNGRMGNGVDKTPGLKTKLIHKHRTGARTVVSSPEEFCLTPLVNTVECTATENHMLHDKINTTATGDSDGAKTAQGVMVLVDGLKHRRQIEKNQEEWRHLAMVLDRLFFWIFVLLISFSLFIVLARV; encoded by the exons ATGAGAGTTCTTCTCCTTGgtgttttggttgtttggatTGCAAACCGCACGAGAG GTTCACAGAAATCTTTAGAGCAGCAACTTATCAATGATCTATTAAGGGGATATAACAAAGACGCTCACCCAATCCCGGAACAAAATAAGAGTTCCTACGCTGTCACTTTTGGCCTGGAGTTGGTCCAATTGGTTAATGTT GATGATAAAAATCAGATTATCACGACAAACGTATGGATCAGACAG AAATGGACCAATCTTCTGTTGACGTGGGAACCAAAGCACTACGGAGGCATCAAACGAGTTCGTATTGACCCTAAGCTTCTTTGGATTCCAGATGTTGTTCTGTATAACAG TGCCGATAGCGAATTCAGCGGTGGACTTGAAAAGTACAAGACTCGCGTGATCATCGATTCCAACGGCACGAGCTCATGGTACAGCCCGGCTTCGTTTCGGAGCACGTGCCCAATCGACGTCACACATTTTCCGTTCGACGAACAGACATGCACCATGAAGTTTGGATCGTGGACGTTTGAAGTCGTTGACCTGGACATCCACGCCGACAATTCGCCGCTTCATTCCACGCAGTACGTAAAAAGCGCCGAGTGGGACCTAATGGCGGCTTCAAAGCAACGAAACGTGCAATCCTACGCCTGCTGCGATTACCCGTTCTCCGACGTCACCATCGAGCTTGTTTTCAAGCGGAAACCTTTGTTTTATATCTTCAACTTGATCATACCCTGCATGATCATCATGTCGATGGTATTACTGGGATTTTTTCTACCTCCGGAGTCTGGCGAGCGCATCACTCTGAGCATCACTGTGCTATTGGCAATGGCGGTGTTCTTGCAACTGGCAGCCGAGAATCTGCCTCGGAATTCCGAAAATGTTCCGGTGATGGGGATCTTTTACATCACGGTGATGTTCGAGGTGGCCCTCTCTCTCGTAGCTACGTGTTATATACTGCACATCCATCACCGTAACTCAGGCACAGCGGTGATTCCCGTCCCACGGTGGGTCAGCAAGTGTATACTCAACAAGCTTGGAAAGTTATTGGGCGTCAAGAAGCCCGTGACGGAAGACAATTACCACTTGTCCGCGGAGAAGGATTTCAAGAGACTTTCCCTGATGAAAAAAGACTTTGAAAGCCGATTGTGCAACGGTCGAATGGGAAACGGGGTTGACAAGACACCAGGCTTAAAAACCAAGCTCATCCATAAACATCGAACTGGAGCGAGGACAGTTGTAAGTTCGCCGGAGGAATTTTGCTTGACCCCCTTAGTGAATACTGTTGAATGCACGGCGACTGAAAACCACATGCTGCATGATAAGATAAACACCACCGCAACTGGCGATAGCGATGGTGCGAAAACAGCCCAAGGGGTGATGGTGTTAGTTGATGGTCTGAAGCACCGACGACAGATCGAGAAGAATCAGGAAGAGTGGAGGCATTTAGCCATGGTGCTGGACAGATTATTTTTCTGGATTTTTGTCCTGCTTATatcattttcactttttattgtgttaGCGAGAGTGTAG